DNA sequence from the Dryobates pubescens isolate bDryPub1 chromosome 8, bDryPub1.pri, whole genome shotgun sequence genome:
AAGGCCGGGCTCTGGGCTGCGGGGTCGTGGGACTCTTATTGCTCCAGGCGAGACAGCAAGGTGCAGCGCCCAGGGGTGCTCCTGCGGCTAGGGTTGCCCTAGGTGGGTTTTACTGCACACcctgcccccggggctgggtCGAGGCTGCAGGATGTCCCTCCGTAGCCATCGGCTCCGCACAGCGTGGTGCCCTCTACAGCTGGAGCAAATgacagaggtggtggtgggagcATAAGTTTAGGATGTGGGTGCATGTAGCATTTTGGGAGGCTGGGACCTGCCATGGGGAGCTGCACATTTCAGTGATGATGGGTCCCCCAGGccagagggcacagagggcgTTTATGTGCCCCCCTCTAAGCCCCTTTGCCCACTGTCCCCTCCTAGCACTGAGACAGGGATGCctgggtcaggctgccaggacaAGCAGCCTGAGTTGGGCCTTGGCCAGGGTAAAGCCTCACGCCACAGCCACGAGACCAGCCACAGGGAAGCCGGATTGgatgggctgggtgctgggcatggCACAGTGCCGACTAGAACTGTGCTGatccctccttctttctcccagcACCTCACCTTCCCACTGCTGTCAGTCACCCTCTTGGTGTCCTTTGGCTCCTCCATGCTCTATGGCTACAACCTGGCTGTGGTGAACTCACCGGCGGTGGTAAGGGCAGGGCAGCATCTCTGGGAACAGGGAAAGGGCTCTGCATGCCCTCCTGGGGGGCGGAGGGACTGCTACTCACCAGCCCCATGTCAAAATGCTGGTGCTTCTCTTGGGCAGTCACCCAGGGAGAGTGGTCTGGAGAGAGGCACAGGAAGGGTATGGGAGCCTGCATTCATGTAATCCCCCCAAGACTGGTCGCTCCTGGAAGGCAAGGGTTGGAGAAAACTGTCCACAAACTctttgctccagctctgcctgtggcatCTCTAATTTGCCCTTAAGCCCCTCCAGTGATGAGGCTGGCTGAGCAACCAAACCAGCATGTCCCAGCCACACCAGcacatcctgccctgcatcTGCAGGGTTGTTAAACCTTAGACATTTTCTATGGCCTGTCTTTCCTcgcctttttccctttctcccaaCATGATTGGTGCCTGTGTGTCTCTCTCTGCTTCACAGCACATAAAGGCTTTCTACAACACCACGTGGGCCCAGCGGTATGGGCATGGGCTGGCCCCTGGCCCTCTGACCCTCCTTTACTCCCTTACTGTCTCCATCTTTGCCCTGGGCGGGCTGGTGGGCTCCTTACtggtggggatgctggtggaccGATACGGCAGGTAAGTGCATGGCATGAGACAGGAAGGTCAAGTGAaagggatggggctggaggggctgccctgctgcttgtgTCCCGCTAGGAATGGCACACTGAGCCGCAGCACTTTCCTTGTCCTCCTGGCTGGTGGCTTCATGGGCTTCAGTCGGCAGCTGGGGTCCCCTGAGATGGTGATCATTGGCCGCTCCATCACCGGGCTTCACTCAGGTAGGTGCTACCTGGGATAAGAGGTTGCATATGGCCCCTTCTCTACAACCAGTTCCcaggggggctggagaagaCTTCCTGTTCCCcattgctgcaggctctgcagtgggTGTCTCCATAGGGCAGACAgggccacctccctggccctggtGTCCCCATtgtggatggtgctgggtgtaGGAGGAGGTGCAGTGATGGTCTGTCTCATCACCcttcttcctgctgcctctcccatcCTGGTGCCTTCTGTCCCCACCCAGGTATCTGTCTGAGTGTGGTGCCCCTCTACCTGGGAGAAATCGCCCCCAAGAACCTACGGGGTTTCCTGGGCCTTGTTCCCAGCATCTTCATCTGCCTGGGGGTTTTCTTTGCACAAGTCCTGggcctcccagagctgctgggcaaggTGAGCACAGTAGCCCAGCCCATGCACACTGGACTCTGCTCTACTTTTCCTGTGACTTGTCCCATTTTGACTCCTCAGGACAGATTCTggccccttttcctgtcagtGGTGGTCAttcctgcctccctccagctcctgctgctgcactgcttcccTGAGAGCCCACGGTACCTGCTGATAGAGAGGAATGATGTCTGTGGGGCCACCAAGGGTGAGGAGGTGTCTTGGGGGAGACTGgctctgggaggtgctgggcactggtccAAGGTCTCTCAAAACCAACGTGTATCCTCATAGCATCGTCCCGCACCCAGCTCTGACAGGCCACCATAGTCCTTATGGTTCAGCCCTTCTTGCCCTAACCCAGTTGCACCATATCATTTCCATGGTGCCCATATTCATGGTGGGAGGCATCTCCTCAGTTCCTGTGGATGCACAGCCCCGTAGTTCAAGGCGGGtcctctgggcaggctgagccagggcaaAGCCAAGCCCCTGCCTCTACCCTGTGCCTGCCCATGAGCATCCATCCTCCACCCTGAGATGGGGAGACATGCCTGCGACCTCCACTCACCCCACAGCACTGCGCTGGTTCCTGGGGACACCTGATGTGCAGGATGTGATCGAGGAGATGAAGGAGGAGCAGCAATCCCTCTCCTCTGTGAAGATGGTCTCTGTCTGGCAGCTGCTGCGGGACCGCTCCGTCCGCTGGCAAACCCTctcagtggtggtggtgagcgCTGGCGTGCAGCTCTCAGGGATTGATGCTGTAAGTCCTGCCGTGTCTTCACCCCAGGACCTGGCTATGCAGAGCCCAGTGGCTCCACTGGCAGGCTCATGCTAAGTCCTCTCCCTGGCAGATCTGGTTTTACACCAACACCATCTTCGAGAATGCCGGGATCCCCGTGTCCCAGATCCCCTACACCACGGTGGGCACTGGTGCCATTGAAGTGGTTGCTGGGCTGGTTGGGGTGAGTGATGGATGGACAGATGGGTACAGCCTTTTCCTGTCACCTCCCAGCACCATCAAACAGAGGGGGCTGATTGGAGCCCCAAATGCCACCCCATTGTACCA
Encoded proteins:
- the LOC104307161 gene encoding solute carrier family 2, facilitated glucose transporter member 9, which gives rise to MLPCLRSPGTPTLWKGPTGAQLWQSITSVFPLFSDLATAPQKAGQPGGADLPLPLPSARGAGLRTPPPAAPAPPSEPRGHPGCVPCPTFPFLSPSFFYLKMGETSQAAGSELPSSPRPPPSLRSGCSPTVGNGTQRPGRDITGLGIPDGISRDLLCVSRELLGATDLATVLGGRPGSGLRGRGTLIAPGETASTETGMPGSGCQDKQPELGLGQGKASRHSHETSHREAGLDGLGAGHGTVPTRTVLIPPSFSQHLTFPLLSVTLLVSFGSSMLYGYNLAVVNSPAVHIKAFYNTTWAQRYGHGLAPGPLTLLYSLTVSIFALGGLVGSLLVGMLVDRYGRNGTLSRSTFLVLLAGGFMGFSRQLGSPEMVIIGRSITGLHSGICLSVVPLYLGEIAPKNLRGFLGLVPSIFICLGVFFAQVLGLPELLGKDRFWPLFLSVVVIPASLQLLLLHCFPESPRYLLIERNDVCGATKALRWFLGTPDVQDVIEEMKEEQQSLSSVKMVSVWQLLRDRSVRWQTLSVVVVSAGVQLSGIDAIWFYTNTIFENAGIPVSQIPYTTVGTGAIEVVAGLVGCFTIEKLGRRPLTITGFCAMGICSAGITVSLLLQTTVPWMHYLAVTSVVGIIAGFCVGPAGVPFLMTAELFTQSHRPAAYIVGGSLNWLCNFTVGFIFPFLQMSAGAFCYLVFCGICLLVALYVYLVIPETKNKTFMEISYIFATRRSFLSIPNQLIGMMKLNGYGALESSPLEGAGSSLP